Proteins from one Cellulosilyticum lentocellum DSM 5427 genomic window:
- a CDS encoding zinc ribbon domain-containing protein: MEQGLNTNELKEKRLNLLVALGEETHNLIRGGNITISDKLKSLSEEIKKVDIQISKSSNAVDISCCPQCREALQADAVFCSKCGFAVKEYFAAYVAKCHCCSTPMKAEQNYCVVCGTKQNSHFSLEKSVE, from the coding sequence ATGGAACAAGGATTAAATACGAATGAATTAAAGGAGAAACGTCTAAATTTATTAGTAGCGTTAGGGGAAGAAACACACAATCTAATACGTGGGGGAAATATAACGATTTCTGATAAATTAAAAAGTTTATCAGAAGAAATCAAAAAAGTAGATATTCAAATTAGTAAAAGTTCTAATGCTGTGGATATAAGTTGTTGTCCTCAGTGCCGTGAAGCATTACAAGCTGATGCTGTGTTCTGTAGTAAATGTGGCTTTGCAGTTAAGGAATATTTCGCAGCTTATGTAGCTAAGTGTCATTGTTGTAGCACTCCAATGAAAGCAGAACAAAACTACTGCGTAGTATGTGGTACGAAACAAAATAGTCACTTCAGTTTAGAAAAATCAGTAGAATAG
- a CDS encoding zinc ribbon domain-containing protein translates to MFCNKCGTQIEESNQYCGNCGARAQQGSLPIQAVETNFNFCRSCGAAVQGRYCEACGESSVKVEAKIKSSFKTMEQLKQTGAAVKNVLPGKESLKDMKLNKLHIEKLTTAEALKWVKQGVLFSVIVAVVAIVLSLLIGTGLKDAIFEEQYSSYAFGSTLEKNLFNTVCNLNLVTYSMLFGGKVNWLLSVGGVKGTIAAVFPVIGMVLGVIILIISEKIRLKLSGMGRTLSGNGIIAAITGVVVTLGGVVLNKSMRTNYREFYGYSYSSPEDILKVSSSIHLLFTFFMVFVITFLTLQFVVKNKGVNEQNPILSVIRKIVFTIIGFAFMMATSVMIKVLMEVGEMPEGVSWLVVLVSILYLTGIFISVILMGQFNLIEVMVNSDSVIKLKMTLANIKYEMYGMEDQIDSFMKWWLIVAVVITACMILVAAYQFFKGRDLELKVAFKESALISLGSGLCFGMISKMASYVMNVTLQATNSYYRDMLEMDRGKYSLMVKSGNSSFVVNAMIIAVMTCILFMVMYWLLSLKVPVVDTIMNIFKPVVLWIAVGVFCIFFIAKFDVYDVNYSIMGIAEDAVDYIGEELEDNFFDMFDF, encoded by the coding sequence ATGTTTTGTAATAAATGTGGGACACAAATAGAGGAATCCAATCAATACTGTGGTAATTGCGGGGCGAGGGCACAACAAGGATCACTTCCAATACAAGCAGTAGAAACAAACTTTAACTTTTGTAGAAGTTGTGGTGCGGCAGTACAGGGAAGATATTGCGAAGCTTGTGGGGAAAGTAGTGTAAAGGTAGAAGCAAAAATAAAAAGTAGTTTCAAAACAATGGAACAACTTAAACAAACAGGAGCGGCAGTTAAAAATGTACTTCCAGGTAAAGAGTCTTTAAAAGATATGAAGTTAAATAAATTACATATTGAAAAGCTTACAACTGCTGAAGCTTTAAAATGGGTAAAGCAAGGCGTTTTATTCTCAGTTATTGTTGCTGTAGTTGCTATAGTTTTAAGCTTATTAATAGGGACAGGACTAAAGGATGCTATTTTTGAAGAGCAATATAGTAGCTATGCTTTTGGAAGTACGTTAGAGAAAAATCTTTTTAATACAGTGTGTAACCTTAATTTAGTGACCTATAGCATGCTGTTTGGTGGAAAAGTCAACTGGTTACTTTCTGTGGGTGGTGTAAAAGGAACAATAGCTGCTGTATTTCCTGTTATAGGTATGGTTTTAGGAGTAATTATACTTATTATAAGTGAAAAAATTAGACTTAAACTATCTGGAATGGGAAGGACTTTATCCGGAAATGGTATTATAGCGGCCATAACAGGTGTTGTAGTAACGCTAGGAGGAGTAGTACTTAATAAATCTATGCGTACTAATTATAGAGAATTTTATGGATATAGTTATAGTTCGCCAGAAGATATCCTTAAAGTGAGCTCTAGTATTCATTTATTATTTACATTCTTTATGGTGTTTGTGATAACTTTTCTGACTTTACAGTTTGTAGTGAAAAATAAAGGGGTTAACGAACAAAATCCAATTTTATCTGTCATTAGAAAGATTGTTTTCACTATAATAGGTTTTGCCTTTATGATGGCGACTAGTGTGATGATAAAAGTACTTATGGAAGTAGGAGAAATGCCAGAAGGAGTAAGCTGGTTAGTTGTTTTAGTAAGTATCTTATATTTGACAGGAATCTTTATCTCAGTAATACTAATGGGACAATTCAATCTTATAGAAGTAATGGTAAATTCAGATTCAGTGATTAAGCTGAAGATGACACTGGCTAATATTAAGTATGAGATGTATGGCATGGAAGATCAAATAGATAGCTTTATGAAGTGGTGGCTGATTGTGGCAGTGGTTATTACTGCCTGTATGATTTTAGTAGCAGCGTATCAATTCTTTAAAGGCAGAGATTTGGAATTAAAGGTAGCATTTAAAGAGTCAGCTCTAATAAGCTTAGGCTCAGGTCTTTGTTTTGGAATGATATCTAAGATGGCAAGCTATGTAATGAATGTAACGCTTCAAGCTACTAATAGTTATTATAGAGATATGCTTGAGATGGACAGAGGAAAGTATAGTTTAATGGTGAAATCAGGAAATAGTTCTTTCGTAGTAAATGCAATGATTATCGCAGTGATGACGTGTATTTTATTTATGGTGATGTATTGGCTACTTAGTCTTAAGGTACCAGTTGTTGATACGATAATGAATATTTTTAAACCAGTGGTATTGTGGATTGCTGTTGGGGTATTTTGTATATTTTTTATTGCCAAATTTGATGTTTATGATGTTAACTACTCCATCATGGGTATTGCCGAAGATGCAGTAGACTACATAGGAGAAGAACTAGAAGATAATTTCTTCGATATGTTTGATTTCTAG
- a CDS encoding LacI family DNA-binding transcriptional regulator has product MSKITIKEVAKAANVSISTVSKVMSDAPTISDATKKRVRQVMEELHYYPNVIARSFVQQSSKNIGIVMELKRHYAFLNSHIYEILGGIESILSQNDYSLTLLNPSSLGEGLDPYEKIIREKRVDGLIIHVANLNKALCKKMDALHFPYVVIGQPAFESNLCWIDINNKTAGEIAATHLLSEGYTRPAFIGAPHEDHFSHNRQMGFCSALEKKGLTIDREYIMEGETSIENSGNMMNALLDLPSPPDSVVCLNNFVAFGVIQAIKKRGLKIPENVALISFDNYPLSMFTEPQLSVVDNDVFELGSHAANILLSKIANPNLQMQYSMLLPNLIVRESSRKAD; this is encoded by the coding sequence ATGTCTAAAATTACAATTAAAGAAGTCGCTAAAGCGGCTAATGTTTCCATCTCTACTGTATCTAAGGTAATGAGTGACGCTCCTACGATTTCAGATGCAACCAAAAAGAGAGTACGTCAAGTGATGGAAGAACTCCATTACTATCCTAATGTCATCGCCCGCAGCTTTGTACAACAAAGCTCTAAAAATATAGGAATCGTTATGGAATTAAAGCGCCACTATGCTTTTTTAAATTCACATATTTATGAAATACTAGGTGGAATAGAATCTATCTTAAGCCAAAATGATTATAGCCTCACTTTACTTAATCCTTCTTCCTTGGGAGAGGGCCTAGATCCTTACGAAAAAATCATTCGCGAAAAGCGTGTAGATGGCCTCATTATACATGTCGCCAACCTTAACAAGGCTCTTTGCAAAAAGATGGATGCTCTCCATTTCCCTTATGTGGTCATTGGACAACCAGCTTTTGAATCCAACCTTTGTTGGATTGATATTAATAACAAAACTGCTGGCGAAATAGCTGCCACTCATTTACTAAGCGAAGGTTACACTAGGCCTGCCTTTATTGGCGCTCCTCACGAAGATCACTTTTCTCACAATAGGCAAATGGGATTTTGCTCTGCCTTAGAGAAAAAAGGCCTTACTATCGACCGTGAGTATATTATGGAGGGCGAAACCTCTATCGAAAATAGTGGCAATATGATGAATGCCCTACTCGATTTACCCTCTCCACCAGATAGTGTAGTTTGTCTTAATAACTTCGTAGCTTTCGGTGTTATTCAGGCTATCAAAAAAAGGGGGCTTAAGATTCCTGAGAATGTGGCTCTTATTTCTTTTGATAACTATCCCTTATCTATGTTTACAGAACCTCAGCTAAGCGTCGTTGATAATGATGTATTTGAATTAGGCTCTCATGCAGCTAATATTTTGTTAAGTAAAATAGCTAATCCTAATTTACAAATGCAATACAGCATGCTCCTTCCTAACCTGATTGTTAGAGAATCTAGCAGAAAAGCAGACTAG
- a CDS encoding extracellular solute-binding protein, translating into MKKKFKMLVPLLMVTMSLTACGGKETAKETGSQPTNAAEASVAPTEETKAPVELTLWHETEEGIASVLQEQLDQLAPDIKVNVVRKENMTEALKLSAADPSNAPDFIWYAHDKIGMFAEMNIIDSIDNYLDPSVYDKFLPMTAQAGLYNGKHYQIPAYYETLMFMYNKALLDKAPTTTDELLELAKSKTTGDSYGFVEQHSTAYYFSAWAHAFGASIINDKAQPGLNTAEMEEAIDYHKQFVQYMPTDGEWNTVTTLFLEGKAASIVNGPWFVASAKDAGIDLGVAPLPTVSSNGNALKPYSGVQGIMISTTCKDKEAGKKVLEFLCQKDLSEAIALKNGAAPAHQDAYNNAEIQGSDIIMTLKACAENAVPMPNIPQMDVMWSCTENALAAIYKSGGSTKPIMDAAQQEALDQIKAMQ; encoded by the coding sequence ATGAAAAAGAAATTTAAAATGTTGGTTCCTTTACTTATGGTAACTATGAGTTTAACCGCTTGTGGTGGAAAGGAAACTGCAAAGGAAACAGGTAGTCAACCTACTAACGCTGCAGAGGCAAGTGTAGCACCAACAGAGGAAACAAAAGCACCAGTAGAACTCACTTTATGGCATGAAACAGAAGAGGGAATAGCAAGTGTACTTCAAGAACAACTAGATCAATTAGCTCCAGATATTAAGGTAAATGTAGTCCGAAAAGAAAATATGACAGAAGCTTTAAAACTTAGCGCAGCAGACCCATCCAATGCACCAGATTTTATTTGGTATGCCCATGATAAAATAGGTATGTTTGCAGAAATGAATATTATTGACAGTATAGATAATTACTTAGATCCAAGTGTTTACGATAAATTCTTACCAATGACAGCTCAGGCAGGCCTTTATAATGGTAAACATTATCAAATCCCAGCTTATTATGAAACACTTATGTTTATGTATAATAAAGCTTTATTAGACAAGGCACCAACTACTACTGATGAACTTTTAGAGCTTGCTAAATCTAAAACGACAGGAGATTCTTATGGCTTTGTAGAACAACATAGCACGGCTTATTACTTTAGTGCATGGGCTCATGCATTTGGAGCAAGTATTATTAATGATAAAGCACAGCCAGGTCTTAATACAGCGGAAATGGAAGAAGCTATTGATTATCATAAACAATTTGTACAATACATGCCAACTGATGGTGAGTGGAATACAGTAACCACCTTATTCTTGGAAGGTAAAGCAGCTTCTATTGTTAATGGCCCTTGGTTCGTAGCAAGTGCCAAGGATGCAGGTATTGACCTTGGAGTCGCACCACTTCCAACAGTAAGTAGTAATGGGAATGCATTAAAACCTTATTCAGGTGTTCAAGGTATTATGATTTCTACTACTTGCAAAGATAAAGAAGCAGGTAAAAAGGTACTTGAGTTCTTATGTCAGAAGGATTTAAGCGAAGCCATCGCTCTTAAAAATGGCGCAGCACCAGCTCATCAAGATGCTTATAATAATGCAGAGATTCAAGGTAGTGATATTATCATGACCCTAAAGGCGTGTGCAGAAAATGCAGTACCAATGCCTAATATTCCTCAAATGGATGTTATGTGGTCTTGTACAGAGAATGCACTTGCTGCCATTTATAAGAGTGGTGGAAGTACTAAGCCAATTATGGATGCAGCACAACAAGAAGCGTTAGATCAAATAAAAGCAATGCAATAG
- a CDS encoding carbohydrate ABC transporter permease, whose amino-acid sequence MKQNSKQKVGPYLYISSAWLIIGIIVFFPIIYTVAISFTNMNIWHWKDYRFIGFANYLKAFTVLDGGFVAALIRTIIWTILNLTLQIVIALGISLLLNTEGLRGKGVYKTLLMLPWAMPTYISALIWKFGMFQNDFGLLNQVLVKLGLGKVGWLNTDLIAFISCLFVNLWMALPYMILMFYGGLQGIDKGFYESAEIEGANKWQKLIYITVPVLKPLVMPAIIMTAFVTFKQFDIVYLMTMQTGAKTGADVNTIITYAYENAFITNNYGYSSALSVIIFIIIVILTLLNQRSLRKGD is encoded by the coding sequence ATGAAACAAAATTCTAAACAAAAAGTGGGGCCTTATTTATACATTAGCTCTGCTTGGCTCATCATTGGGATTATTGTATTTTTCCCAATTATCTATACTGTAGCTATATCCTTCACCAATATGAATATATGGCACTGGAAGGATTATCGTTTTATTGGTTTTGCTAATTATTTGAAAGCCTTCACAGTGTTAGATGGTGGTTTTGTAGCGGCATTAATCCGAACAATTATATGGACAATTTTAAATCTTACACTTCAAATAGTGATTGCGCTAGGTATTTCTCTTTTACTGAATACAGAAGGTTTGAGGGGAAAGGGAGTTTATAAAACGCTTTTAATGCTACCTTGGGCAATGCCTACTTATATATCAGCGCTTATTTGGAAGTTTGGTATGTTCCAAAATGATTTTGGTCTACTTAATCAAGTCCTAGTAAAGCTAGGACTTGGAAAAGTAGGTTGGCTCAATACAGATTTAATAGCTTTTATTTCTTGTCTTTTTGTTAACTTATGGATGGCACTGCCTTATATGATCTTAATGTTTTATGGTGGTTTGCAAGGAATTGATAAAGGATTTTACGAATCCGCAGAAATAGAAGGTGCTAATAAATGGCAGAAGCTTATTTATATTACAGTACCGGTATTAAAACCTTTAGTTATGCCAGCTATTATTATGACTGCTTTTGTAACCTTTAAACAATTTGATATCGTCTATTTGATGACAATGCAAACTGGAGCCAAAACAGGAGCAGATGTGAATACGATCATTACATATGCTTATGAAAATGCTTTTATTACTAATAACTATGGTTATAGTTCAGCACTTTCTGTGATTATCTTTATCATTATTGTGATTTTAACATTACTTAATCAGCGCAGCTTAAGGAAGGGGGATTAA
- a CDS encoding sugar ABC transporter permease, whose amino-acid sequence MKINKKTYHIGTHIVLIIICLIFLVPILYTISVSLKSSNSLLSSHFQLIPDQATLNNYRIILFEKPFLTWLKNSLILTVSTVIVALGVALPAAYSYTRMKFKGKSSSLFALLLLNAFPSVLSMVAIYRLFTTFSLMNRYTGLIIVYTGAMIIFSIWNLKGYFESIPVDIEQAAMIDGAGNFTILTRIVLPLARPAIIVTAMMIFITTWNEYIYAVNFLSDANKYTLAAGLYSLQGTDYTRNWPVFAAGSMMTSIPTLLIFFGIQRYLVSGLTAGGVKY is encoded by the coding sequence ATGAAGATTAATAAGAAAACTTATCACATAGGAACTCATATTGTACTTATTATCATTTGTCTTATTTTCTTGGTTCCGATTTTATATACCATTTCTGTATCTCTAAAATCCTCCAATTCCCTATTAAGTTCACATTTTCAGCTAATACCGGACCAAGCTACTTTAAATAACTATCGTATTATTTTATTTGAAAAGCCTTTTTTGACTTGGCTTAAAAATAGTTTAATCTTAACGGTAAGTACAGTAATAGTAGCCTTGGGAGTGGCATTACCAGCAGCTTATTCTTATACAAGAATGAAGTTCAAAGGGAAAAGTAGTTCTTTATTTGCACTACTTTTGCTAAATGCATTTCCTTCTGTGTTATCTATGGTAGCTATTTATCGTTTGTTTACTACCTTCTCATTAATGAATCGTTATACGGGGCTTATTATTGTATATACAGGAGCTATGATTATCTTTAGTATTTGGAATTTAAAAGGTTATTTTGAATCGATTCCTGTAGATATAGAACAAGCTGCTATGATTGATGGAGCTGGTAACTTTACTATACTCACGCGTATAGTACTTCCTTTAGCTAGGCCGGCTATTATTGTAACAGCTATGATGATTTTTATTACGACTTGGAATGAATATATTTATGCCGTAAACTTCTTAAGTGATGCCAATAAATATACTTTGGCAGCAGGTTTATATTCACTTCAAGGAACAGACTACACTAGAAACTGGCCAGTATTTGCGGCAGGTTCTATGATGACATCTATACCTACGTTACTTATTTTCTTTGGCATCCAAAGGTACTTAGTATCTGGGTTAACAGCGGGAGGAGTGAAATACTAA
- a CDS encoding glycoside hydrolase family 13 protein: protein MKLEAIMHIPLSQYAFALTERTLVIRLRTGKNDVRRCELFYGDRVHPTNPIQVFSISMKKVASDALFDYYEAELVSDYTRVCYYFYLEDESTHYYYYGQQFLEKPGEDRTEYFQFPYIRREDMAIIPDWAKDAVMYQIFPDSFATEKGSIAQQPIEKMNHLKERSSTLNGGTLKGIEANLDYIEELGINCIYLNPIFVAGEYHKYDIMDYFDVDPCFGTKQDLKELVAACHKREIKVILDGVFNHCGAQFFAFKDVLEKGEMSPYKDWFYSLKFPIEFTTPPNYEAFAYVKEMPKLNTGHPAVIDYFCKVGTYWLQEADIDGWRLDVANEVNHDFWRAFRKAVKAIKSDVFLIGEIWEDSEVWLQGEQFDSTMNYRFTNLCREFFAKGSMSVTAFNYGINQMLMRYQRQVTYAQMNLIDSHDVPRFLHYAKEDERKLSLAALFLLTFVGVPSILYGDELLISGEKELEYRKPMIWHPNTKEQKMIDYYKELISLRKSSKAFTSGTFKVIIVDEAKGLYVFERREETERFWVILANTPNEATYTIPAENNKWQVAFGNPETIIENNSRHISLKLKAYEGLVLKQC from the coding sequence ATGAAACTAGAAGCTATTATGCATATCCCTCTTTCTCAGTATGCCTTTGCTTTAACAGAACGTACGCTAGTAATTAGGTTAAGGACGGGAAAGAATGATGTAAGACGATGTGAACTATTTTATGGAGACAGAGTACATCCTACTAATCCTATACAGGTTTTCTCAATTTCAATGAAGAAAGTAGCTAGTGATGCACTGTTTGACTATTATGAAGCAGAGCTAGTAAGTGATTATACAAGAGTGTGCTATTACTTTTATTTAGAGGATGAAAGTACTCATTATTACTATTATGGACAGCAGTTTCTAGAAAAGCCAGGAGAAGATCGCACTGAATATTTTCAATTCCCATACATTAGAAGAGAAGATATGGCGATTATTCCAGATTGGGCAAAGGATGCTGTCATGTATCAGATTTTCCCAGATAGCTTTGCTACAGAAAAAGGTAGTATTGCTCAGCAGCCAATAGAGAAGATGAATCATTTAAAAGAACGTTCTAGTACACTGAATGGTGGAACGTTAAAAGGGATTGAGGCAAATTTAGATTATATAGAAGAGTTAGGAATTAATTGTATTTATTTAAATCCGATATTTGTGGCAGGGGAATATCATAAGTATGATATTATGGATTACTTTGATGTGGACCCTTGCTTTGGAACGAAACAAGATTTAAAGGAACTGGTAGCAGCTTGTCATAAAAGAGAGATAAAGGTGATTTTAGATGGTGTATTTAACCATTGTGGTGCCCAATTCTTTGCGTTTAAGGATGTTTTAGAAAAAGGAGAAATGTCTCCTTATAAAGACTGGTTTTATAGCTTGAAATTTCCTATAGAGTTTACAACACCTCCTAACTATGAAGCTTTTGCATATGTAAAAGAAATGCCTAAGCTAAATACGGGGCATCCAGCAGTTATTGATTATTTCTGCAAGGTGGGAACCTATTGGTTACAAGAAGCTGACATTGATGGTTGGCGATTAGATGTAGCAAACGAGGTTAATCATGACTTTTGGAGAGCCTTTAGAAAGGCAGTTAAAGCCATTAAGTCAGATGTCTTCTTAATAGGAGAAATCTGGGAGGATTCAGAAGTTTGGCTTCAAGGAGAACAATTTGACTCTACTATGAATTACCGATTCACTAATCTTTGCCGTGAATTTTTTGCTAAAGGGAGTATGAGTGTAACAGCCTTTAACTATGGCATTAATCAAATGCTCATGAGATATCAAAGACAAGTGACCTACGCTCAAATGAATTTAATAGATAGCCATGATGTACCACGCTTTTTACATTATGCTAAAGAGGATGAAAGAAAGTTAAGCTTGGCAGCTTTATTTTTACTTACCTTTGTCGGTGTTCCTTCTATTCTCTATGGTGATGAGCTCTTAATAAGTGGCGAAAAAGAACTGGAATATAGAAAACCTATGATATGGCATCCTAATACTAAAGAGCAAAAAATGATAGACTACTATAAAGAGCTTATTAGCCTAAGAAAAAGTAGCAAGGCTTTTACAAGTGGTACCTTCAAGGTGATTATAGTGGATGAAGCAAAAGGTCTCTATGTATTTGAACGTAGGGAGGAAACAGAACGTTTTTGGGTAATCCTAGCGAACACTCCTAATGAGGCTACCTACACTATCCCAGCAGAAAATAATAAGTGGCAGGTGGCATTTGGCAATCCTGAAACTATTATAGAAAACAACTCTAGGCACATAAGTCTTAAACTTAAAGCCTATGAAGGTCTAGTACTTAAGCAGTGCTAA
- a CDS encoding class I SAM-dependent methyltransferase, translating into MSCYYNEHAQEFLAGTVNLDMQMHYEPFLKLVPEGGVILDAGCGSGRDSLAFKKLGYYVVAMDACAEMCQFAGEYIGQSVYYCRFQDMDFKLNFDGIWASASLLHVPSEELPAVLRRCAYHLKPNGVLYASFKYGDFEGERNGRYFLDLKEERAEGFFIEAGFKIEEMHVSNDIRPERTNEKWLNILARKI; encoded by the coding sequence ATGAGTTGTTATTACAATGAACATGCACAGGAATTTTTAGCTGGTACAGTTAACTTGGATATGCAAATGCATTATGAACCTTTTTTAAAGTTAGTACCAGAGGGCGGTGTTATTTTAGATGCAGGTTGCGGCTCAGGCAGAGATAGCTTAGCATTTAAAAAATTAGGCTATTATGTAGTGGCAATGGATGCCTGCGCAGAAATGTGTCAATTTGCTGGAGAATACATAGGCCAGTCAGTGTATTATTGTCGTTTTCAAGATATGGACTTTAAACTTAATTTTGATGGGATATGGGCTAGTGCCTCTCTCTTACATGTACCAAGTGAGGAATTACCAGCGGTACTAAGAAGATGTGCTTATCATCTAAAGCCAAATGGGGTTCTCTATGCTTCTTTTAAATATGGGGACTTTGAAGGAGAAAGAAATGGTCGTTATTTCCTAGACTTAAAAGAAGAAAGGGCAGAAGGCTTTTTTATAGAAGCTGGTTTTAAAATAGAAGAAATGCATGTTAGTAATGATATAAGGCCAGAACGTACAAATGAAAAATGGCTTAATATTTTAGCTAGAAAGATTTAA
- a CDS encoding YdcF family protein: MIYFFRGLTVFSLLQMIILFVFGGAAGMVPVWLGVGIVATLLSFKRIFNKCFRIKLIKAFFAIGILVFVGVESFIVWSGVKSVPGEACDFIIVLGAQVRGDTPSVTLQYRLESAYDYLMVNPQTKAVLSGGQGPDEITTEAEAMRRYLVEKGIEEERLILEEQSTSTYENLKYSFAIIDEIKANSNVSIVTNRFHVLRARMIASDMGRKVDGIGAKSYFYLIPNYYFREFFAVMKEIIT, encoded by the coding sequence ATGATTTATTTTTTTAGAGGATTAACAGTGTTCTCTTTGCTACAAATGATAATATTATTTGTGTTTGGAGGGGCAGCAGGTATGGTGCCTGTATGGTTAGGTGTAGGGATAGTGGCCACCCTACTTTCTTTTAAAAGGATTTTTAATAAATGCTTTAGAATAAAGCTTATAAAAGCTTTTTTTGCTATAGGAATCCTTGTTTTTGTAGGGGTAGAAAGCTTTATTGTATGGTCAGGTGTGAAAAGTGTACCAGGTGAAGCCTGTGACTTTATTATTGTATTAGGGGCACAAGTAAGGGGAGATACACCTTCTGTGACATTGCAATATCGTTTAGAGAGTGCTTATGATTATTTGATGGTCAATCCACAAACTAAAGCAGTGTTATCAGGAGGTCAAGGTCCTGATGAAATCACGACTGAAGCAGAAGCAATGAGGCGTTATTTAGTGGAAAAAGGGATTGAAGAGGAACGGTTGATTTTAGAAGAACAGTCTACTAGTACTTATGAGAACTTAAAGTATTCTTTTGCAATCATCGATGAGATAAAGGCAAATAGTAATGTGAGTATCGTAACCAATCGTTTTCATGTTTTAAGAGCAAGAATGATTGCCAGTGATATGGGAAGAAAAGTAGATGGAATAGGGGCTAAAAGCTATTTCTATTTGATTCCTAATTATTATTTTAGAGAGTTTTTTGCAGTGATGAAGGAAATAATAACTTAG
- a CDS encoding DUF503 domain-containing protein, with product MLVGILKIKLHAPYVHSLKEKRMIVKSIMGKLRNKFNVSVCEIAEQDIHQTIVIGIAMIAAHTANCDSTMDHILDFIEENCEAEIVDITREIR from the coding sequence ATGTTAGTTGGAATACTTAAAATCAAACTTCACGCACCTTATGTACATTCTTTGAAAGAAAAGCGTATGATTGTAAAAAGCATTATGGGCAAACTACGTAACAAATTCAATGTATCAGTTTGTGAAATAGCTGAGCAGGATATTCATCAGACTATTGTTATAGGTATTGCTATGATTGCAGCGCATACTGCTAACTGTGATAGTACCATGGACCACATTTTAGACTTCATTGAAGAAAATTGTGAGGCAGAGATTGTAGATATTACGAGAGAAATAAGATAG
- a CDS encoding peptidoglycan recognition protein family protein, which translates to MKITQVLLTPNAYSRPQKLLRKVTHIVIHWVGNPGNTAMANCNYFESLKEGNTYASAHYIVGLQGEIIQCIPESELAYHAGPANSYSIGIENCHPDQGGKFNSATYVSLVSLCANICRRYGLNPEEALLRHYDITGKMCPKYYVEHPIAWKQLQEDVKKVLDILEEDQALVDAVKALISAGIQLDLKIWGNTKTMKLTYVKQMIERIGKKYDCASYKETIDFLVSKDCIKVREPWDEEKFKAEWCRQVLINVKEKLLK; encoded by the coding sequence ATGAAAATTACACAAGTACTACTTACGCCAAATGCATATAGCAGGCCTCAAAAACTACTAAGGAAGGTTACTCATATTGTTATTCACTGGGTAGGTAATCCAGGTAACACAGCTATGGCAAATTGTAATTATTTTGAAAGCTTAAAAGAGGGAAATACTTATGCAAGTGCCCACTATATTGTAGGACTTCAGGGAGAGATTATTCAGTGCATACCAGAAAGTGAACTAGCTTATCATGCAGGTCCGGCTAATAGTTATAGTATAGGTATTGAGAATTGCCATCCAGATCAGGGAGGTAAGTTTAATTCAGCTACTTATGTTTCTTTGGTTAGTTTATGTGCTAATATTTGTAGGCGTTATGGTTTGAACCCAGAAGAAGCCCTTCTAAGGCACTATGATATAACTGGTAAGATGTGTCCTAAATACTATGTAGAGCATCCTATTGCATGGAAACAGCTCCAAGAAGATGTAAAGAAGGTGCTGGATATACTTGAGGAGGATCAAGCTCTGGTTGATGCAGTTAAGGCGCTTATTAGTGCAGGTATACAGCTTGACTTAAAAATATGGGGCAACACTAAAACAATGAAGTTAACTTATGTAAAGCAAATGATAGAACGAATTGGTAAGAAGTATGATTGTGCTAGTTATAAGGAAACAATTGATTTTCTAGTGAGTAAGGATTGTATTAAAGTCAGAGAACCTTGGGATGAGGAAAAATTCAAGGCTGAGTGGTGTAGGCAAGTACTTATTAACGTAAAAGAAAAACTTCTTAAATAG